ATATTTGTATCACTGGAAATTTAAAACTAGGAAAGCCTGATAATTACAATGTTTATACGATGGCAATGAATGGCGATGCAATGGGTAAGTCCATGCAAGGTGCTGGAGGCTCTCTTGTGATGGGCGTTGTGATTAATGCAATCATGTCTAGATCTGCATCAAACAAAAGAGTCTTAGATGTAACACCAGAACAGTGGCTAACAGAACTTTACCGTGAAGTAGATGCTGTATTCAAATCCTTCAACGGAACAATGGTAATCTCTGCTACGATCTTACTCATCGAAGAAAAAACGGGAGAGATGTATTATTTTAACGCAGAACATCCCGCCATGATTCTTTATAGAGATGCTTGTGCAAGTTTCATAGAGCAGGAACTTCTACTCAGAAAATTTGGTCAGGAATCGGAATTTCCTTTTCAAGTTTATCGCTTTCAATTATTGCCTGAAGATGTAATCATACTTGGCTCGGATGGAAGGGATGATATTGATTTAACTCCGAATGAACCTATTAGAACAATTAATGAAGATGAAACTGCTATCCTTGGGATAGTGGAAGAAGCAAAAGGTGATATCCACGAAATAGAAAGTATGATTAAAAATCGTGGCGCGATTACTGATGATTTGTCTTTCTTACGCGTTGAATTTCAGCCTATAGCAGTAAGTGAAAATGCGCAGCAGGATTTAATACAGCCAATAACCGCAAAAATCGAAGAACAAGAAATTGAAATTAGAGAAGACGCTGATTTACAAATTGATGTGACTGAAGTATATCAACAAAGTAAACGTCTCTATCAAGAAGGACATATCAACAAGGCTTTGGAAGTCTTAATGAATGCTTACTCTGTTGAGCAAAACAATCAAAAGTTAAATAAACTCCTTGGACTTATTAGTTTCAAAGGAAAAGATTATGCAACAGCTATTGATGTTCTCAGTAGATATTTGCAAATGGATCCTGATACGGAAGAGATGTGGTATTATCTATCTCTGTCACAAAAGAAAATGGGAAATTACTTGGCATCTCTAGACGCATCTAGAAAAGTTTATGAGCTTCATCCGGACAATGTAAATAATCTAATCAACCTTTCCGATCTTTACCGGCTAACTGGTCATTTTGCAGAAGCAAGAGAGTATTCAGAAAAAGCATTGTCCCTTGATCCGAACAATCAAAATGCTAAGAAGATTTTAAATTTCCTAGGAAATGTTTAGTTTTGCTCGTCGATAAAGATTGTGGAATACAACTACAAACAGTTGATTCCACAAATACATATTGCAAGAAGAAGGAAATTCCCGTTGGTTACTGGGTATTAGCCGAAGAGCAAACGGCAGGACGCGGTAGGCATGGTAGGCAATGGCTCTCTCAAGGAGAAGAAAAGATTTTCTTCTCTGCAAAATTCAATATAGTAGGGGCTAATTTCTCTATTCCACTACTGTCGTTATTTATTGGAAGTGCTGTCTTGAAGACTTTGCTTAAACATTTTCCAAAGCTCGCAGATACACTCACATTGAAATGGCCTAATGATATATACCTAGAAAATAAAAAAGTCTCTGGTATACTCATTGAATCGGAATATATTGATTCTAAATCTACATTCATTGCAGGCGTAGGAGTTAATCTTTATGGAAAAGAAAAACTTTCCACAAGCGATTACCTAAGCGAAACCGCAATAGGCAAAGAACAAAAGAAAAACATCATTGATTCATTGATTGCATTTATCAATGAAATAGAATTTATCCTACTCGATACTGAGTTAATACAAAAAGAACTTGATTGGATTTATAGTCATTCACTCCTTAAGAATAAAAAAATCGAAACAACACAGAATGAAGAAAAATTCTGTGGAATTGTAATCGGTTACGATAGAAATGGTTTCTTAATCGTTAAAAAGGATGATGGAGTTACGGTTTCAGTAATAGATACAGGGCCGGATTTCAGGGTAGTTTAAATTATGGCGAAAGATATGTTACTCGTTATAGATGTTGGAAATACAAACACAGTGTTCGGAGTATTTTACAACGGGGAAGAAGAGCCTAAGTTTCACAAAAGAACTGTTACACGAAGAGACCGAACCTCAGATGAGTTGGGTGTATTTCTAAAAGGCTTTTTCAAAGAGGAAAACATTGACTCAAGTAATATTAGTCATGCCATCTACTCAAGTGTTGTTCCGGGATTCAATCCTATCGTTTCTAGAATGCTAGAAGATTGGTTTAAGGTTGATCCTATTAATGTAACGGTTAATACGAAGTTGCCTTTTACGATTACTTATCCCCGTCCCTTCGAGATTGGCGCAGATAGATTAGTAAATACTGCCGCTGTTGTTAAACTTTATGGCGGAAGAAAAATCATCATCGATATGGGAACTGCAACTACCTTCTGCGTTCTGAATGAAAAGAATGAATATGTAGGAGGGCTCATTGCTCCGGGACTCAAGATTGCAATGGACTCTCTGATTCGTAATACTGCGCAACTACCGCCTATCGTATTTCAAACTCCCAAAAAAGTTCTGGGCGACTCTACCATTGAATCCTTACAATCTGGATTTTATTACGGATGGGTTGGACTACTCGAAGGAATCATCAAAGAAATTAAGTATGAATATGGCGAAGACTACAAAGTGATCGGCACTGGTGGGCTAATCACAACTATCCACAACTCACGAAAAGGTTTACTCGATACAGTGGATCCGCTTCTTACACTTAAAGGCTTGAAGATTTTGTTTGAAATGAATCGGTAATTAAGAAGGCTTCTGCAAAGTAGCCTGCATCGTAGTTTCTTTATTTTCAGCACGACGCATTTTAACATCTACTTCTAGAGACTGCCTTCCTGATCCTTTGAACGTTCCGCGAACCGGCGAAACATCATGAAAGTCACGACCGATAGCTACACGCATATGCTTTTCTGAGGATATCATGTTGTTAGTCGGATCTACACCAAACCAAGAGAACTCAGGAATATATACGTCCAGCCAAGCATGGCTTTGCTCTGCTCCAACCATCTCTGGCATTTTAGAATTTGGGTCATAGCTTTCGATATAACCACTAACGTATCGTGCCGCAACACCAACACTGCGAAGTGCGGCAATCATTGTATGAGCAAAGTCCTGGCAAACACCCATTCGCTTCTGAATGACTTCATCAATTGGGGTATTGATATTAGTCGAGCCTGTTTTATATTTAAAATGCTTTGTGAATACTTCATTTAAATCCATAATTGCTTCTGCAAGTCTTCTATCTGGATCTAAAATCTTACGTGCAAAGTTTCTTACTTCTTGGGTGATAGGAACAAACGATGAAGTGTTAATGAAATCATAAAACTCTAATTGGTATCTATCAAACCAATCGCGTGCATCTTTTATTTTCATTAAAGAATTTAATGGTTCATGAGAAGGGGCAAACAGTGTAACGTCGCTCTTGGCAACAATTTCAAGATAACTATGGCGAAATGGAACGGAGAACTCGTGAACTAGATTTCCAAAATAATCTCTATGCGAATAAGTCGGAACATCTGGGTTCAATTCTAGCCAATGAGCATTTACGCTCTGACATAGAGTTTCAAGTGGAGAAATTTTAATCTGCGAATAAGACTCCGAAGCCTCATAATCGTAGGAATATTTTGTTGTGTGAATGATTGTGTATCTCTGGGTCATTGTTTCACCGTAAATGGAGTTGGAGAAGATATATTGCTATATCTATCCATAATTTTGTTTCCCAGAAGTTCAATTCCGGCTTTTAAATGAGCTGCCCAATATCCAGGCTTCACTTCATCCTTTGCATATAAAAAATGCTCTTGCTTTTTAATTTTCTTTTCTGCTTCGTGCGTTTTACTCAGATTATCCTTTAGGTCAAATGAAAAGGCTCGACTGATTAAAATATCACAAATATATTCTGGGGTTTCTTCTTCTGGAATTGTAATAAGGGAATCATTTCCTATTGTATTTAAAATAGATTTAATTTTATCTAAAGAGTTTACAAGTGAATTATTAAATCCTTTATCCGTAATCATCATCTTGTAAGCAAGATAAGGATCAAAGATGGATTGATAGTTCCATTGGTATGCTTCATATGTATTTAGAATTTTCAAAATCACAATAATGAAAGGTTGTAGATTTGGAACTTCTGCATCACTCTGCGTTGCCTTTACTAAGAATTGTAGAGTAGATTTGATAACAGTCACAATATAACTGCAATGCTCAATGTATCTACCAAGTTGAATGAATTGTAAAATATCTTGTCTAGAAAAAGTATCTAGCGATGCACCGTAGAATGATTGCGAGTAGTGGACAACACCGACTAGCCATTCAGACAAATCATCCACGCTGATATTTTGATTACTACTATTCTCGCTACCGGGTAGTTCAGATAAATACTCTAATAACTTTTTAAGAGAAACCCACATATCGTTGGAAAGATAATTTTGAATTTCACGCGCATTGTTCATCGCATAATTCATATTAGACCGAACGGAATATGGATTCTTGCTATCAGCAACTGCATGTTTAAAAAAGCTAACATGCCAGGGCTCTGTAGATTTGAAAAGTTTCTTAACAGGAGAACCCGTTAGGCGCGATAGTGTCTTAATTAAAGACGTATAAGAGGGATCCTCACTACCGAGTAAAATGTCAATCTCAGATGAATAAGCAACCTGTAAAACATTGGCTGTAGTGTATCCGCGATTTATATAACGACCAAGCCAGAATAAACTTTCAGCCACACGACTCAGAATTAAACTTTTAGAAATACGATTTGGGAAAAGAACTTCGTTTCTCTTGTGGACAACATCATTTTTCCCCATAACCCATGTATCCTTGCTTCCTCCGCCCATAGCATTGCATACCATGAGAGACGATTCTTCTCTAGAAACACGCGTAAGGGCGCAATTACTCAAATGAAAAGAATGACCTAGAAAAGAATAGAAGCGAGTTTCCACATAACGCTCTTTGAATCCTCCATCGGGAGTAAATACTTTTCCCTTGGAAAGAGGAATTAATTCCTGTGCAACATATTCAAATGGATTCTTTAAAACTTTTTGTTTCATCTCATCGATTTGGGATTTAGTAGACTCTCGACCGATTAATATGCCGAAACCGCCAGTGCCTTGCTTTGGCTTGATAACATAGTGATCAATATGGGCAAATACATGGTTGATATATTTTTCTTCGAATAATAAAGAAGTTGTAACAGATCGTAAGATTGGCTCTTCGGAAAGATAAAAACGAATGATCTCGTCGCTAAATGGAAGCAAACACTTCGAACTCGCAACACCACTTCCAATTGCATTAGCAACTGTAACATTGCCATAACGCACACAAGAAAAAAGTCCTGGAACACCGAGCACACTGTCTTGATAAAAACTAACTGGATCAATGTAATAATCTTGAATTCTTCTATAGATAACGTCTATTCGTGATAAGCCGTAGACGGTTTTCATGAACACATGATTGTCTTTTACAATTAAATCTTTTGGAAGAACGAGCGGTATACCCATCTTACTCGCAAGTAGTTCATGCTCACTATAAGCTTCGTTATAAATACCGGGAGAAAGTAAAACAACCATTGGGTTATTGTCTTGCTTGGGTGCGCATTCTTTTAAGATGCTCAGCATAACAGGCGTTGTATCCCAAATTTGTTTGATAGATGTTTTCTCAAATATATTTGGAAATTGTTGACGCAGCACTTGACGGTTCGTCATCGCATAACTAATTCCACTTGGAATTGTAACGTTATCATCTATGATTTGAAAATTACCATCTGAATTGCGAACAATATCAAAAGCCCCAATATGCAAATAAATATCATGCGGAACTTTTACTCCCTGACAGTCGCGTAAATAATTAGGATCACCCAGGATAATTTCCTTTGGAATTCGTTTCTCTTTTAGAATTTTTCTATCTGAGTAAATATCCAAAAGAAATTTATTCAGAGCGAGTAATCGTTGTTTAACTCCTTTCTCAACAATCGCAAACTCGGCTTCGTTGATGATATGAGGAATTAAATCGAGATACCAGGGGCGCTCTACATAATTTCCTTTTCTGCTTTCACCGAATGTAATACCTTGCTCTTTTAAAACAAATTCAATTCTTTTGTTAATAGACCGAAGACGATCTACACTTTGTGATTCAAGCATAGGAAGTATTTCTGAATATTCTGGTCGATACTTCGAGCTAGAATCTTTCGGTCTTACTTCACTGAAAGATTCCTTAGGCTTACGATTTAAAGAGAAAGAATTGGATTGTTCTAAGTTGGTTTGTAGATTCATTTGATTGTAATTGGATTATGATTGAGTGTATTTGTTCTACCTAAAGTATAAGACTGAGAAATTGCTTCAAAAATATAATACTTAGCAAGACTAATTGATTCAACTAAACTCATGCCCTTCGCCAAATTAGAAGTAATCGCCGCAGAATAAGTGCAACCTGTTCCATGAGGATTAAATTCTTTTACAAACTTAGAGCTGAGTGGATACATAGTCTTTCCATTAAAAAAGAAATCTACCGCATACTCGGAATTACCCAGATGTCCTCCTTTTAAAAGAACGGGAACACCATAAGAGTCAAAAAGTTTTCTTGTACCACTTTCCATTTCTTTCTCAGAAGAAATTTTCTCATTAATTAAAATTCCTCCTTCGTCAAGATTAGGAGTAAACAACGATGCAATAGGTATAAGGTTTTTTTTCATTGATTCAATTGCATCGTCTTTCAAAAGTTTAGCACCACTAGTCGCAACCATGACAGGATCAACAACGATTTTGTAATCGTTGCCTTTAAAAAAACTAGCAACAGTATCAATGATTTCTTTAGAGAAAAGCATTCCAGTCTTAACTGCGGCTACTGGAAAGTAACCGGTAACTGCTTTAAGTTGTTTTTCTACCATATCAGTGGATATTTCTTGTATGCCACTAACTCCACCGGGATTTTGTGCTGTTATACAGGTGAGAACTGAGGTTCCGAAAACAGAATGGGTCAGAAAAGTTTTTAAGTCTGCTTGTATTCCAGCGCCTCCACCAGAATCAGAGCCTGCGATTGTTAATGCAATAGGGTAATCATTCATTTTTTTTGCAACCAGCCATAACGGGATAAGTCAATTTGTGCTACAACATTAAACACAATCCCTTCTTGTTCAAGCAGTTTTCTTTGTAAGTTTGCACGAATTGTGTCCCCTTTAAAAGAAATTTCACCTTTTGCATTGATGACTCTCTGCCAGGGAACTGCCTGAAGATCGTCCTTTTTCAAAGCATTCAAGGCATAGCCGACCGCTCTTGCTGCCCTAGGTGAGCCTAAAATATTTGCAATCTGTCCATAGGTTACAACTTTGCCTTTAGGAATTTTTTTCACTGCTTCATAAACCTTTGCATAAAAGGATTCTTTAAGTGGAGCAGAAATTTTCTTTTTCACAAGAATAGTTATGCAATTTGCAAACCAATTGTCATTAAAAAAAATTTTCTGGGCGTTGCGGCGAAAGCAATCGTCGTAGGGAACGGTTTGAAACCGTTCCCTACATAGCACAATCGCCGCCGCGCTCTCACTCTGGTCAATTATTTGCAAGCGATAAGCACCAAATAACGAACACAGTAAAAACGTAAAATTTATCGAACCAAGCAAATAATTGACCCCGTTCGATCGCTAACGCTACAGGTCGGAAAATTCTTTACTTCTTCAAAACTAAAACAAGTTCTTTTGAGAATTGTTTAATGTCCGGCTCATCGATATTAGCCGTTCGAGTGCCTCCGTTTGGTCAATGAAAGGTGATTATTCAAATTGGTTGCAATAACCCCTAATTACTTTCCGAAACTATAATATCCATTTGTTGTAGTGTTGATGGAGTTGAAACAAAGCCTAGTGTTAACATTGCAATTAGGAAAGATTCAGGAAATATTTCCAGTTTGTCCTTTAGTTTAATTTTTATTTCAGTTACTTTTTTTGTTTTGATTATAATTGGATCACATCTAAATTCCAGGCGCCAAAAATCAATCTTCTTAGAGCAGTTTCCCATAGAGTCAATTTGGATTTCTTTCGAATCATTTGCCGTAAAGTAAGCGTTAGCTTTTTTTTCTATTCGCCATGATGGAACTTCAATTTTCAAATAAATAGTATAGAATCCATCAGAAAGCAAAGCAGATACAGTCTTATTCGCGACCAACCTTCCGAAAGACACGTTTTGAATTTCCCAACAATCATTGAATTCAACAAATGTCTTTGAAATGCAAAGATTAACATTTATTTCCTCTTTGTTTGGTAACTCGGTATTATCCAACACCAAAGATAAAGTTCCTTGTGATTTTACATCTACCTTTAATGAATCAATATTTGGAGGATTTATTTTTAAATATTTCGGTTCTATTGTTTTGCATTGTGAATAAATAAAAGAAAATATTAGAATAATAATTATGATTTGTTTATTGCTTTGATTTAACTTTGAAGCCCATTTAAAATTCATAATTCAACATTCATAATTTTAGAAACTACTTCACGCGAATGAGCACATCTTCTTGTCTCACTAAATCACCTGGCTTGCAGCAAATCTCAGTTATCTCACAGTCTTTGTGGGATTTGATTGCGTTTTCCATTTTCATGGCTTCTACGATAGCGAGAGTGTCGCCTGCTTTGACTAAGTCTTTTTCTTTTACAAAAATCTGGATGACCTTTCCGGGCATTGGGCTTGTGAAAGAGTTAGAGTTATTAACCGCACTCGAAGAAGCCTGTTGTTCTGTTTTAAAGACAAAAGATTCGCCTTTGTAGTGGATAAATGTTCTTAGCCCATACTGGAAAAATAAAATAGCATCGTTAGTAGAGGTTACAAAGCGATTCCCATTCATGCTTTTAGGAATTAGGATTTCTTTTTCGGTTGAATTTGTCTTGTTAGAAATAGTAGTTCGTATTCTAAAATGATTTTCTTCTTCTAAATAGGAAAGAATGCTAACATCATACAAACTATTTTTATACTTTAACTTCGCATTCGCATTTAACAAATCTTTTGAAACTTCTATTGTGACGCGTTTAGCTGGACTGAGTTTATTGTCCCAGAATTGAAAACCGGATAGTTTTTCATGGACAGATTCGGATTTGAAAAGTAGGTTATTGATTGCAAGCGCATAACTAGCTATTTCGTCTGTGAAAGAATTCTCGATCTTTTGGTCTTTGAGATATTTATCAATGAAGCCAGTATTTAAATTTCCGTTTCGGAATTCTTCATGGGAAAGAATTGTTTTAAGATAGGAAATATTTGTCGTTATTCCAAATAAAACAAATCTATCCAACGCAGAAATTAGATTATCAATGCAGGTCTTTCTATCATTTGCGGTTACTATCAATTTGGCGATCATTGGATCATAGTAAATTGTAACTTCAGAGCCTTGCTCTATTCCAGAATCAAGTCGAACTCCCTCGCCAGTAGGATTTTCTAAGAATAAAATTCTACCAGTAGACGGCAGGAAATTATTCTCCGGGTCTTCCGCATAAATTCTTACTTCGATGGAATGTTTGCCTAAAAGTTTAGGCTCAATATTTATGGATTCGCCTTCTGCAATTTTTATTTGCAATTCGACAAGATCAATTCCTGTTACCATCTCTGTAACAGGGTGCTCTACTTGAAGACGGGTATTCATCTCCATAAAATAGAATTCACCTTTGTCACTGACTATAAATTCTACAGTGCCTGCGCCTACATAAGAGATGGATTTTACAACTTGAACAGCCACTTCGCCCATTTTCTTGCGTAGCGCATTATCAAGATTAAACGCTGGAGCTTCTTCAATAATCTTTTGGTGTCTTCTCTGAATGGAACAATCTCTTTCAAATATATGAACGGCATTGCCTTGTTTGTCTCCGAATACTTGAAATTCAATATGTCTCGGATTAGTTACAAATTTTTCAAGAAATACAGTATCATTTGCAAAGAAATTCTTTGCTTCTCTTTTGGCAGAGTGAAGACTTTCTGTGAAATCTTCTTCTCTGTCAACACGACGCATTCCTTTTCCGCCACCGCCCGCGCTAGCTTTTACCATTACTGGAAATCCAATCTTCTTTGCTTCGGCTAATAACCGTTCGTCGCTCTGATCATCTTCATCGTAACCGGGCACAACGGGAATTCCTGCTTTTAGCATCGCCATTCTAGATTGAATTTTATCTCCCATTAGCTCAATGGACTCAACTGCTGGACCAATAAAAGTGACTCCTGCTTCTTTTAATGCCTTAGCGAAACCTGGATGTTCTGATAAAAATCCATATCCAGGATGAACCGCATCAGCATTTGATTTTTTGCATATCTCTACTATCTTGGGAATATTCAGGTAAGACTCATTAGCCGGTGCTTGACCTATAAGATAGGCTTCATCAGCTAATTTGACAAAGGCACTATCTGTATCTGCTTCTGAGTAAACGCATATTGAATGAATATTTAGCTTTTTACAAGTTCGAATGATTCGAATTGCAATCTCGCCACGGTTAGCAATGAGTAACCGCTTGATCTTCATGCATTTTTACTGAGTGAAGCATTCACTGAGTTATTTGGGCTTGCGGAATTCTTTGTGACGAATTCATCTAAAGCTTTTTTTTCATCTGTCATCAATTTAAATACATGATCTTTCATTTCTTCCCATGTCTTAAATTGATTTGGATCAACGGTGCCTGCTAATTTATAGCCAATAACATTTCCCTTTTGCTGAGTTTGAAATTTTGTAATTCCTGATTTCAAAACAACTACCGCGGGAATTTTATGTTCAAACGCAACTTTGATCATTCCTTTTTTAAGAGGTTTAATTTCTTCATTATAAGAATTATGGCCTTCTGGATAA
This Leptospiraceae bacterium DNA region includes the following protein-coding sequences:
- a CDS encoding biotin--[acetyl-CoA-carboxylase] ligase — protein: MLVDKDCGIQLQTVDSTNTYCKKKEIPVGYWVLAEEQTAGRGRHGRQWLSQGEEKIFFSAKFNIVGANFSIPLLSLFIGSAVLKTLLKHFPKLADTLTLKWPNDIYLENKKVSGILIESEYIDSKSTFIAGVGVNLYGKEKLSTSDYLSETAIGKEQKKNIIDSLIAFINEIEFILLDTELIQKELDWIYSHSLLKNKKIETTQNEEKFCGIVIGYDRNGFLIVKKDDGVTVSVIDTGPDFRVV
- a CDS encoding type III pantothenate kinase, with amino-acid sequence MLLVIDVGNTNTVFGVFYNGEEEPKFHKRTVTRRDRTSDELGVFLKGFFKEENIDSSNISHAIYSSVVPGFNPIVSRMLEDWFKVDPINVTVNTKLPFTITYPRPFEIGADRLVNTAAVVKLYGGRKIIIDMGTATTFCVLNEKNEYVGGLIAPGLKIAMDSLIRNTAQLPPIVFQTPKKVLGDSTIESLQSGFYYGWVGLLEGIIKEIKYEYGEDYKVIGTGGLITTIHNSRKGLLDTVDPLLTLKGLKILFEMNR
- a CDS encoding transglutaminase family protein, which codes for MTQRYTIIHTTKYSYDYEASESYSQIKISPLETLCQSVNAHWLELNPDVPTYSHRDYFGNLVHEFSVPFRHSYLEIVAKSDVTLFAPSHEPLNSLMKIKDARDWFDRYQLEFYDFINTSSFVPITQEVRNFARKILDPDRRLAEAIMDLNEVFTKHFKYKTGSTNINTPIDEVIQKRMGVCQDFAHTMIAALRSVGVAARYVSGYIESYDPNSKMPEMVGAEQSHAWLDVYIPEFSWFGVDPTNNMISSEKHMRVAIGRDFHDVSPVRGTFKGSGRQSLEVDVKMRRAENKETTMQATLQKPS
- a CDS encoding circularly permuted type 2 ATP-grasp protein → MNLQTNLEQSNSFSLNRKPKESFSEVRPKDSSSKYRPEYSEILPMLESQSVDRLRSINKRIEFVLKEQGITFGESRKGNYVERPWYLDLIPHIINEAEFAIVEKGVKQRLLALNKFLLDIYSDRKILKEKRIPKEIILGDPNYLRDCQGVKVPHDIYLHIGAFDIVRNSDGNFQIIDDNVTIPSGISYAMTNRQVLRQQFPNIFEKTSIKQIWDTTPVMLSILKECAPKQDNNPMVVLLSPGIYNEAYSEHELLASKMGIPLVLPKDLIVKDNHVFMKTVYGLSRIDVIYRRIQDYYIDPVSFYQDSVLGVPGLFSCVRYGNVTVANAIGSGVASSKCLLPFSDEIIRFYLSEEPILRSVTTSLLFEEKYINHVFAHIDHYVIKPKQGTGGFGILIGRESTKSQIDEMKQKVLKNPFEYVAQELIPLSKGKVFTPDGGFKERYVETRFYSFLGHSFHLSNCALTRVSREESSLMVCNAMGGGSKDTWVMGKNDVVHKRNEVLFPNRISKSLILSRVAESLFWLGRYINRGYTTANVLQVAYSSEIDILLGSEDPSYTSLIKTLSRLTGSPVKKLFKSTEPWHVSFFKHAVADSKNPYSVRSNMNYAMNNAREIQNYLSNDMWVSLKKLLEYLSELPGSENSSNQNISVDDLSEWLVGVVHYSQSFYGASLDTFSRQDILQFIQLGRYIEHCSYIVTVIKSTLQFLVKATQSDAEVPNLQPFIIVILKILNTYEAYQWNYQSIFDPYLAYKMMITDKGFNNSLVNSLDKIKSILNTIGNDSLITIPEEETPEYICDILISRAFSFDLKDNLSKTHEAEKKIKKQEHFLYAKDEVKPGYWAAHLKAGIELLGNKIMDRYSNISSPTPFTVKQ
- the thiD gene encoding bifunctional hydroxymethylpyrimidine kinase/phosphomethylpyrimidine kinase translates to MNDYPIALTIAGSDSGGGAGIQADLKTFLTHSVFGTSVLTCITAQNPGGVSGIQEISTDMVEKQLKAVTGYFPVAAVKTGMLFSKEIIDTVASFFKGNDYKIVVDPVMVATSGAKLLKDDAIESMKKNLIPIASLFTPNLDEGGILINEKISSEKEMESGTRKLFDSYGVPVLLKGGHLGNSEYAVDFFFNGKTMYPLSSKFVKEFNPHGTGCTYSAAITSNLAKGMSLVESISLAKYYIFEAISQSYTLGRTNTLNHNPITIK
- a CDS encoding methylated-DNA--[protein]-cysteine S-methyltransferase, which produces MSAPLKESFYAKVYEAVKKIPKGKVVTYGQIANILGSPRAARAVGYALNALKKDDLQAVPWQRVINAKGEISFKGDTIRANLQRKLLEQEGIVFNVVAQIDLSRYGWLQKK
- a CDS encoding acetyl-CoA carboxylase biotin carboxylase subunit; the encoded protein is MKIKRLLIANRGEIAIRIIRTCKKLNIHSICVYSEADTDSAFVKLADEAYLIGQAPANESYLNIPKIVEICKKSNADAVHPGYGFLSEHPGFAKALKEAGVTFIGPAVESIELMGDKIQSRMAMLKAGIPVVPGYDEDDQSDERLLAEAKKIGFPVMVKASAGGGGKGMRRVDREEDFTESLHSAKREAKNFFANDTVFLEKFVTNPRHIEFQVFGDKQGNAVHIFERDCSIQRRHQKIIEEAPAFNLDNALRKKMGEVAVQVVKSISYVGAGTVEFIVSDKGEFYFMEMNTRLQVEHPVTEMVTGIDLVELQIKIAEGESINIEPKLLGKHSIEVRIYAEDPENNFLPSTGRILFLENPTGEGVRLDSGIEQGSEVTIYYDPMIAKLIVTANDRKTCIDNLISALDRFVLFGITTNISYLKTILSHEEFRNGNLNTGFIDKYLKDQKIENSFTDEIASYALAINNLLFKSESVHEKLSGFQFWDNKLSPAKRVTIEVSKDLLNANAKLKYKNSLYDVSILSYLEEENHFRIRTTISNKTNSTEKEILIPKSMNGNRFVTSTNDAILFFQYGLRTFIHYKGESFVFKTEQQASSSAVNNSNSFTSPMPGKVIQIFVKEKDLVKAGDTLAIVEAMKMENAIKSHKDCEITEICCKPGDLVRQEDVLIRVK